The genome window tgtaagaggggtgtttgtccttccccttcaaagtgatttgctagtggaagttgggagcttcattgaagaaagcttcgcaagtggatgtaggtcattttgaccgaaccactttaaattggtgcgttccttgaatgtgtgagtatttaccttcctgaaattgtcatctacactactgctagctttcggatttcattttctcattttactcaagttactatcaaaacgaaatctcctcgtatttacgaatttgatttcaaacttacgagttttaatccgctgcactaattcaccccccccactcttagtgccgctccgatcctaacaattggtatcagagcccggtatttctcatttcgaatttatacccaagagaaatgactctttatggctttcaagaaggcttatcggttgttcgtccaccattgtttaacggattggactacacttattggaaaactcgaatgagagttttcttgatttctatgaatttggatttatggaatattgttgaaaacgattttcaacttccctctaaactgatgaacgaatgatcggattgggagaagaagtatttttctttaaacgcaaaggctatgaatgccttattttgcgctttggacaaaaataagttcaatcgggtttctttgtgcgaaacaactttagacatatggcacactcttgaaatcacacatgaaggcacttctagagttaaagaatcgaaaatcaactttttaatacatgatttcgagctttttcaaatgaagccaagcgaaaccattgttgacatatacacccgttttacgaacgtcgtcaatgatttaaaagctcttggcaaatgtttctcgaattttgaacttgttagtaaagttttacgatcactttctaaagcttgggaatcaaaagtaatggtaatataagaaacaaaagatttaaatatttttccacttgaagaacttatcggctcattgatgacatatgaaatggtgcgcaatgcacataatgaacacgatgagcacttgaaccgccttccaaagaataggaaggatttggaactccgaacaaatgaatatcacttgagcgatgactcaagtgatgaagacaatgatgaacttgaacttcgaacactaaatcttaataagttcattaaacaaaaatctaaaataaacaatgaacttgaacggaggaagaggccaaagaagaggaaggcaactaaggatgaatcaagaacttccaaaggtgaaacgacgaattgggctttgacgggctttgactacaaggtaagtaactcaactctcttgaattattttgaaattacttgatgttttccatcatgcattttctcttttttttttttaaataattatttttcttgaaaattatatgttttatgttaatagaataaaatgttagatttaaataatcatatatatgtgcttgagaagcaagaatgtgtatttcgatgatttccatattgactttcgatacatgatttttatatggaaggcttgatttttttatgaaccttgtatttggttttcaaacatgatgtatgtttttgacataagaacaaaacttgagcatgctaatataaagtcaaatcacataaattaaaactaaagaagttttagttatctataagaatcattcaaaattatgttcaatgaaaccattgcataatgatgtaataaaaatattaaacattttgaaaccatgttttagtgtcatgcataatgatcatgcttaataaattttgaaattatgcatgatgaatcttgtgatttatggattattgatttttaccataatgaaagtgccttattaatctttgttataataaatcttacactttcggttttaaacatgatacatgtttttatttggtataagtgaaataaaatcatatgaattgaaataactaaaaagagaaaaatagtttttccttgaaaaatcatttttctctatcctattgatcttgatgtttattatgctaaatctatgtataccattttgaatctcttgaaagtaatgttgagattttgatgaatttgatgatttgaatttgaatgagtttgtattcaaattatgatcttgatttcttggatttattacttgattttcttttaaaacaagatctcttctttgtactcctacgatttttcttaatattttatttaaagaagatatttgataaaatgaatcatgtcttttgtaattcaagaggtcttatctttcatgacatgatgccattggatttatggcttatatgccttgaaataattgaaatattatgcattattttgttcttcccttatattttcttgtttacaatgagaaAATgggaaaaaattatgatcatgcatgacaggATGCAATTTAAcatattaataccatgatgatttgaaatgtttatgatttggaatgatgcatatgttttttattatgatgatgtatgtgatgtattgtatatgatgtgtatcatgaatgctttaaatgataaatgtttggtaccaacaatcatgaagtgataaatacttaaaaatattgatttaatgttcggtatcatgaatactttattatcatacatgaaaatagtgataaatattttgaaaataaatgtttgtatcatgttagatgattttacattttgtgcatgatcagttatagtgatgattgaaacaatgattgaaataatatgaatgatgatttggaatcatgcatgatgagtttatatgttttaaatatatatatgatgatttggtattatatatgcaatactttaacgtatgataatgatgcacgtaatgatgaaatattcatgataaaattattattttgatattcatgacttgaatcttcctttccttttgccaatgacaaagggggagaaagagttgctaatgtgctatcttgaattgatgtaaagggtcatctcaaaaagaaattagctagcttgcacaagtcaagaaaatgcaaaaacttgcttactttcttgcacatctaaagagaagatgcaaatgtaacacttcgcaaattgtttgcttgcctcatgtaaaacattgtcccttactaggttggcattttactaaggaagcaaaaatgacacttctcaaaagagaagaaagagcttgctttcttgaacatctttaatttgttaGTTAGtataatgtacaatttgctatcttgaacattacaaagaaatgctatcatgcacatcgcaaagaaaagcaaatatgctaacttacaaatctttaaatttgctagcttgtatgtagtaaaacttgcatatcgtaaaaattgctagcctgttgagaagcaaacagttgctatctcaagaaaagcaaaaatgctgaaCTTGTagatctttaattgctacattgcatgatgataaaacttgatattatatttttttcatacaatgtattgaactttttatctctaaacacttgatacttggaatattttaaaatgtgatcttgataagaatgtttcaagttgctctttgagctatatcttttcaaatgaatcatgagccttgatatcatatatttcataatatagaaataacaagatttctttgccttgtatgccttatgtgatgattgtacatcaatttgctttattatgaattatatgaatcttgatcgtgaacttgttaagaagaattttaatgaaccatgaatcatatctttggtattcatgaattgatccttattgatatatttaatgaattctttgcatatttagcttgttgaatggttgaaatttttagtcattgagtccttcctttctttttgactttgataaagggggagaaggttttgctagcttgtgtattgaaaatgaaaataaacttcctagcatgctaaggaagtaaaacttgcaagcttgcacttctcaaaaagagaagaaagatcttgcctatcgaaagaagcaaaaagtgcaaaacttagaaaacttgcaacaaaattgctcttgccatgctttgtatcaaaaataggttgatatccttaaaagcatcgcattaaattttttagtgtatcacaatgtatcacatgtatcgcaaattaaaatttttgagactattatcatatcatgtttaacaattgatatctttcattgatatgataaattatcatctcatgatgtatcgcataatgatatcatgatttgcgattgtatcatgtgatccttggtgaattttcactttgatatccttcatgaaatgatttctttgcattattgtcttatatgcatcatgtgataattgaaatattgattgatgcaaagttgatgtaaaagtctaaatcattggttcctctccttctttttgacattgacaaagggggagaaagttattgctagcttgcacacttgaatgaagaatttaatAGCTCGATCAttataatgaagaaatttgctatatcaaacatcataaatattgttactcgcaaagaaaagcaaagtgcaatcttgcacaaaaattcaagtgttgaattgccatgattgaacttaagaatcttgctatgcttttatgcttatatgttgtgatgaaaatttagtttcatgttgcaaaaacttgcatatcttttaaaatagctaaagctacttctccttttttgttgatgacatagggggaaaagtatattgatgacttcatgcattgaattgaatattttatatatttgcatgatggtttaaatgtttatcataacatgtgatgaatgttacttagatttgggataaaccaagtgttctatcaatgacatattgatagggggagtttggttaaactccggggagttaaggttaactccgttagtcatcaattagttatcatcatcaaaaagggagagattgttgaatctcggattttgatgatgaaactaattaattatgtttagatgtttaactgtattttaagtgatgcaggtctactcgatcaggattagacagttgacgcaggaggagatcacgttaggatattggacggcagaagacttcggacgtccggcatcgggccaaggagagcggaattgcgccaaggatatcggagttgtagaggtcaaccgtcgattgggcaacaagctacaagagaggacgatgcgctgaagaatcggacaaagcgccaaccaatgacgtgccgggcaatagaatatcaattcgcattgtaataattgctagatcggagtagagttttggcttgtgtatgcagaattaactacgataacgacgaaaacataaagtgaaacaaagtgtcggagtcaagcgcgaaggattcgttgcgagttcgagagttcgacggaagtccgaaggttcgtcgggaatgctgccggaactagccaagaatgagtagggaactTGCCAAAggattttttggaagctcgccagaaggttcgttggaagtttgcggagcttgccgagaaagatcggagcttgccgaagaagctcgtcggaactcgccaagatcaaatcgtgaagtctaggagcttgtcgggagtccgtagaatggttttcgagagttcgtcggaagaccgccggaagctcgcgcagaaaaagtcttgacttgtagactttgtaatagcttagaaaatgtctttaaattcatagttagcatgttaattagggttaggattaggtattaatcctataacccaagtaggggcaaattgggcccgagttcggactggtttgggccaagtttggagcctaaccattgagctgaaatagtgtaggcgatggcaccgccagattaggtggtggcaccgcccaaaacctgagaactgagcgatggcaccgctggactaagcggtggcaccgcccagcacccgagaggtcgggcggtggcaccgccaacctcgggaacgcaagagaattcaaaatttggagcccaaatttgaatcctcttggggcatataaatacccctcaattctcagctgagattacaacctttgagaagcattatattgagacaaaagcctttgtaaagtttttggcaagccttgttttcaattgcttgagtgttcaccttcttccttttcgttgaagatttgtaagagtgtgaaccatttgtaaaaaggttgtaagaggggtatttgtccttccccttcaaagtgatttgctagtggaagttgggagcctcattgaagaaggcttcgcaagtggatgtaggtcattttgaccgaaccactttaaattggtgcgttccttgaatgtgtgagtatttaccttcctgaaattattatctacactactgctagctttcggatttcattttctcattttactcaagttactatcaaaataaaatctcctcgtatttacgaatttgttttcaaacttacgagttttaatccgctgcactaattcacccccctccctcttagtgccactctgatcctaacagttgggagttcgtcgaaagttttgacGGATCCAgtcaagaagtctcagagcttgctagagaagctggttggaactcaccaagaacatcgtcgtgaagtccaggagcttgccgggagtcgaccggaacattgccgaaagctcatcagaagttcgccggaagaaaccaagacatagggacttgattagcttagcaaatgtcttaggaatcgtaattagcacgtaattgggtttggatttgggtcaacTAGGCCCGtaaaaggactatgttgggcccaataagaagcccaaatagtgccctaagaagtctcaccgtcatgacacaatctttgagactatgtcaggcagtggtacagtgtcagtgtcagactgacactgggcggtggtaccacccgtgctcggggaacccaggatggaaaagttttaggccccaagtttgaatcaacttgaagcctataaatatccttctcatccctggttaaagtacacaagtacagagagtttaaaagtagaaaaacattgttgtaatctcTCTAGAAATATCCTCCTCCACTCTAAATTTAGAATTTTATAAGAGGAGtgggagtgcttataagggttatctcctaaacccgtgaaaatgagaagaggggtataaaaggtgattagccttcgcctattgaaggaatgcctctagtggatgccggtgacctcgtcggaagaggaagccgaaagtggatgtaggtcacgttgaccaaaccactttaaaaatctagtttgtatttctattgttgtcatttacatactgcaaactactttacttagtcactacactttcatatgctttcaagttaagtttctaaaatcgttttcaacgtaaagagattttatcatacgattttatcatacgaaaatttttgaagacgtaattttatcgctgcactaattcagccccctccctcttagtgccgatctcTTGATCCCAACAGTATCACTGTAAGTCGAATATTTGGTATGGTGATTACCAAATAGAGTCACCACTGTATCATCTTTATAAGTCAaacacaagagaaaaaaaaaaaaaaaaagagggttgTTCTCAAAGTAAATAGACCACCAACTCATTTGATTGATCAAACGTTTTCTTGGCAATAAGTTTAGGTGCTTCCATTCCTCTAAGCACGGCATCAGCGAAGTTTCTTGGAGAATGtccagtaagagagagagagagagagagagagaagtttcCGTCACTTCTCTTCATGGCACAATGACTTCATTTTGTATATGGGTCAATTCCAAATGGTTTATCCGATCGTTCGAGGAATCAAAGATGGTGTGTGGCAGACTTTATGAGATTGACCTGTCCAGAGTCTTAGCTATTAAGACAGCTTAGCTCAATACTTTGGCATCTTCATCTTAACTCATAGGTATAGTATCTCTTGCTATATGCGTCATTTATTCTTATGTTGGAATTGACTTTCTATTAGGCCTATATTTATTCTTATATCACCATTAAGTTGAGACTACAATAAATATTATGCGAGTTGTCCGACTATTAATAAACTGTGATATCGGTCATTGAATCATTAGACTATGATCATAAGGTAATGACACGTCTTGAACTCGCGACCACAAATGTATCAATCAAATAAGTGTGACGTATCTTCAAACTGTTACGTGTGATGTGATGTTGCTTTACAAAAGAATTCTCTAGAACCTCACAGGTAAATAAATTATTTACCTAATCAGGTCCCTAATCCTAATCTGCCAGCTTTGCTGACTTCATCAGcaatttcttttccttcttctctataataaaaataaaatatttttggaaGATCTTACAATCAACCATGCATAAAAGAATGAGGCCCAAGTGGGACCCACTTGAATCAGGTTCTTATCCATTACATTAGAGCAACACCCAATCCAGTGCTTCAGTTTGTAGATCACATTACTTGGTGCTCAGTCTGCTTCTAGAAGAGTCAAATCCATACCAACTTcagaaaacaaataaataaataaaataaacagaTAAATAAATAATGTCTAGGGCACATATATTTCAAAAAGAATTTATAGGAAACCCATAATCCATGAAAACCAATACAAATATCTATTATATATACAAGCAACCAAGTTGAGATATGTGATGGACCTCAGTGTGACAGCAGGATGGCAGCTGATCCCTGAAGGGAACTTGCCATCAACCTATTTTAATCATTTGGAGGATACTTCTCCTTCAAGAACTCTCAGTCAAAGACTTCAGGAACTGTGGAAGGTGAGCACTCTTGTCTTGCTGTCAAAATGCTGATGTGAATCAACAACACTTTCAGCTCTGAGATGTCAGGATGTTGTTGCTTAGGGGCAATTCTGAGGTGAAGGCAAGTAGCAGATTTATAATTGCTGTTGCTTAGTTCATCGATCAAGAAGCTTTGGATATTGAGTTCCCCAGCAACTTGTCCCATCGCTAAGAATCATTCTTACTCCTATGAGGGATTAATACTTTGCTTAACGAGATTTGTTTATGGGAATAAACTTGAGCCATCAGCTGGCATTCCACCGTTGAGTCTCGAGTCATGCGCGATTCGGACCACAAATTGCACGATCCACAGGAAAAGGTCAGAGAAGCGGCACTACAGAACAGGTTTTGGGCATGCCAATGCTGTGCTACCCTTTTGCTCTTGGCAATTTGCTTTCGTCTTGCTTATTCTAATGGGGCTTGTCCGAGGACAAATGGATGATGGAGAAGATGACAAGCTCACACTTAAACGAAAAGATCTCTGGCACCAAACTGGTGGCCCTGAATCGAACAGAAGTCTCTCAGCCCATTGTTTTGGTCTCGGTAGTGGGCTGCAGCGGCGACAGCAGAGGAGGATAAGAAACAGTGTAACGAGGAGCATTTTGGGCACACCTGGCAACGGGAATGGCTCACGTGCAGTCAACCATCCTTGGTCTGAGCTCCGGAGGGGAAGAAAGAGTGGGgaaaggagggagggaggagaagaaaAGCGGAGTCTTTACGAGAGATGCTGAGTGAGTAGCTCAAAGTTGGGGGCTTTTTTATGACAACGGCACAAAGAAAGGCTTGTGCGCGTTCGCAGCATCTTCCAGGAACGTGAATGGAGGCGGCTGAGGGGACAACGAGGGCCCGTCTGCGTCGGGTCTTCTGACTCCGAAGCGGCTTCAGCTCCCTCCTCTCCACTTTGACCCAGCGGCATCCGGTCCACGTTGTGCACCTTGACGGCGTCAGTATCAATCGCGGTCACCCGGTTCCGCCATCGATGCGTCGTCGCCAGTAATAAAGCGCCCAATTACCCCTCTCGCTCCCTCTCCCGCATTCCTCCCTGTCCTCTTCCTGCTTCTCCACCCGACGTGGTTTTTGCCTCCGCTTCGGAAGGATCTGGTCACGAATCGTTGAAGGGATCGGGGGGGATTTTACCTTCGATTCTGGAAATCTTGAGTTTTTTTAGGGTCGGAGAGTCGTTTGAATAGTTATTTTGAGGGATTCGTTCGAAAGATCGGTTTTTGAGGGGTTTTTGCTTCTGATTTGCTCGTTCTCGGAGGGAAAGTTGGGATCTTTGTGGCTGTTCGTATACGTTTCGGTGCCTTGTTCCATGGCGATGGCGTCGTCCTACTGGTGCTATCGATGTAGCCGATTCGTCCGGGTGTGGCCGCAGGATGCTATCGTTTGCCCCAACTGCGACGGCGGcttcctcgaggaggtgggcagcCCTCCTCCCCGCCTTTTCCCCGCCGCTGAGCCCCGCCGGCGCCGGGTGCCCTCCACCGACGCTCACGCGCTTGGCGGTGACTGGTCCGCGGCGGCCGCCGCGCCCCGCCACTCCTCGGAGCTCAGGTTCCGTCGAAACCGCCGCACGTCCGCCGGCAACCGCTTCCACTTTAATCCGGTTATCGTCCTCCGCGGCCCGTCCGAGGGCGGCGCCCGCGACGCGGATCGAGCCACCACCACCAGCTTCGAGCTCTACTACGACGACGGTACCGGATCCGGCCTCCGCCCCTTGCCGGAAAGCATCTCGGATTTCCTAATGGGCTCGGGCTTCGACCGCCTGCTCGAGCAGCTCGCCCAGATCGAGATCAACGGCATCGGTCGAGGAAGGGGGTGCGAGCACCCGCCAGCATCGAAGACCGCCATCGAGTCGATGCCTACCGTAGAGATCGTCGACGACCATATCGGGAGAGACTGCCATTGCGCCATCTGCATGGACGCGTTCGAGCTTGGGACCGAGGCCCGGGAGATGCCCTGCAAGCACATCTATCATCAAGATTGCATCTTGCCATGGCTTTCGCTCCGGAACTCATGCCCCGTTTGCCGCCATGAGCTGCCGACGGACGTGCAAGCACAGGGTGCGACGGGGGCAGAAGGAGATGAGCAGGCGGCGGCTGCCGGGAACGAGGAGGAGACAGTCGGGCTGACGATATGGCGACTTCCAGGTGGGGGGTTTGCCGTGGGGAGGTTCTCAGGTGGTAGGAGAGCCGGGGAACGAGAGTTTCCGGTGGTGTACACCGAGATGGATGGTGGGTTCAACAGCAGCGGAGCTCCAAGAAGGATCTCGTGGTCCTCGACAAGTAGTCGGTCGAGGGGGAGCGGAGGAATTGGTCGAGCTATCCGCAATTTCTTCTCGTCCTTCAGGCTGTCACGTTCGGCTTCATCTTCTTCGCGGCCGAGCTCAGCATCTCATCCTGCGTCGTCTCACAGGCACGGAAGTGGTTCATTTCTAAGGAGGCGATCGAGGAATCGATCCACCAATTGGGATGACAACGCCAATGTGATTGCTTGATGGCGGTATGCGAAAGATTTCACATATGTTACCGCTGTATATAAATGGATACCTCTGAACATTGTAGTAGCATTTCCTGCTCTGTATCACCGAAGTTGTCGTCCGAAAGAATCAAGTAGATGTTCATGTTGAAAGCTCCTATCCTTGTGTGAGGCTCAGCAGTATCTCCTGACTACAGTCTGCTCTATCCACTGACCAATTCTTTTGTGTTCTTCCTTCAGATTGTAACAGAGTTGAAGAATGCGAGCTGAATCCATCATTCCTTTTGGGACCAGTCAAAGTTATATCCTGTCTTGGATCATGTGAACTTGCTTGAAGGTGGCTGATAGTTATGTACCTGTAAAATCTGAGGTTGTTCTTGAACCCTCCACTTTTATCAGATTGCATgagcaaagaaaaataaaaataaaaactcgaATTTGCTCAgctaaaatttgcatatcttggGATCAAACCCCTTGTTGAGGTTGATTCTAAAATCCTTGCTGAGATCTATGACAACAGAAGGGCGACTTGGAGCTTAATGGCTACACTTGCACTGGAAAGCAGGTTTGTACACAAAGCATGAATGATAGGATCATCTTATCATGCTGATAccggaaatattttttttctgatagTGGTTCGGGTTCGACAATACGGTCAGTAGTGAGAAGATAAAACTTGATCCAAAATACCTAgagaatatttcatgaaatattttattatttcattCTTATCGGTTACCGATTTGAGCCATTGAACATCGGAGGGATTACGTTAGAAAACTTGATTTTAGTATAGATCGATGCGGAGCAACTCTTTGTTTTGGTTATATTAAATTTGTTGTTGTATATGTGATCATTAATCAAGCCAGACTATCATTAATCAAGCCAGACTGACTCCAGCATCACTGATTCCAGTGACATTGTTGAATTGCTATGAAATGTTATTCCCTGGCTTCATGTTAGGATCATGCTCTGGAGGATTTCTTATATCTTGAATGAATGCAGCTTTTTAAGATGCCATCTTAACCTTTTTGGCCTAATTAACTTGACAGACAGACAGACTGATAGGTGGTGGTTGGCCTTCTTAAAATCTGTTTGTCATGTAGTTTGGCTTTTCTTAATCATTGAGGGGATTGATTGGTGCTGCTCCTTCCAAAATTTGTCCTCTGTACCTCCTCTTCCAGCTAATTAGATGGCATAACTTTCTACTGATTAAAGCCTGTTGTCCTACTTGGCCAGTGAGCTAAAAGAGATGTGCCAGACAGCATCTGTGCATGATGCAATGTGTGTCCTCTTGGGCTTGTAACCTCAACCACAACACTTCCCTTGTCAAACCTGCTTAGATTCTGCACACTGTTCATCTTGTGAATCCTGTTGTTTTGCAGAGAAGACTTCAGAGATCAGTTGTGATCGCTGAACTTTGCATTTATTGGCTTGCTTGAAGTATCTGCCACCATTTAACTTTTAGTgcagaattttcttttcttttgtctctcttttattattatttttttgttgcaAGCTTAAATCCTGTTTAATTTCTACTTGCTTTCTTTGTTGTGCTGTGAGAACTGATGTATCAGCCTTTCTCTGGACAAGCTTAAGGAACAAGTTTTGGACACCATGCTGTGAACAGAACATAGTGATTACAGGCTTGAGAACTGAGGAATGAGGTTTTGGAAAACATCTGTCAGATTACAGATTGAAGAGAAGGGGGAGAATGTTTGACATGCATTGGTGCT of Musa acuminata AAA Group cultivar baxijiao chromosome BXJ1-7, Cavendish_Baxijiao_AAA, whole genome shotgun sequence contains these proteins:
- the LOC103991704 gene encoding E3 ubiquitin-protein ligase RDUF1, which encodes MAMASSYWCYRCSRFVRVWPQDAIVCPNCDGGFLEEVGSPPPRLFPAAEPRRRRVPSTDAHALGGDWSAAAAAPRHSSELRFRRNRRTSAGNRFHFNPVIVLRGPSEGGARDADRATTTSFELYYDDGTGSGLRPLPESISDFLMGSGFDRLLEQLAQIEINGIGRGRGCEHPPASKTAIESMPTVEIVDDHIGRDCHCAICMDAFELGTEAREMPCKHIYHQDCILPWLSLRNSCPVCRHELPTDVQAQGATGAEGDEQAAAAGNEEETVGLTIWRLPGGGFAVGRFSGGRRAGEREFPVVYTEMDGGFNSSGAPRRISWSSTSSRSRGSGGIGRAIRNFFSSFRLSRSASSSSRPSSASHPASSHRHGSGSFLRRRSRNRSTNWDDNANVIA